Part of the Anomaloglossus baeobatrachus isolate aAnoBae1 chromosome 1, aAnoBae1.hap1, whole genome shotgun sequence genome, TGTACAACTGCACTTGACCCGTAGGGATGAGGCTTCACTTAGTTAGGATTAGAGGAAGGGATCTAGTTTTTTGTCAGTATCGGCGCCCCCCCTTGGctgcaggctgtgtctggtattgcagtgcTTCCCCGTTCACTTCCCCTATTAATTCCATACAAACGTATTTATACTGTTTGGTCTATTGACTCCAAGGATGAGCTGATCTATAGATATCTATGGACACCACTGTGTAATGACAAGTCTGTACAGCGGGCAAAGGAAGTCTACTGTACAGCCCATAAAACATCCCGTGACTATGTGAATTCAAGATTTCCAAAAATACATTCAGTATTTCATTCATACAGTTCAGAGGGTGAGAGCAGTTACATAGAGCGAACCTCTGTCTGGAGGACCCGTCCTACATTACTCGGGTGTAATGCCTCATTTCACCTGCGGAGGTGCTGCAGGGAAACTGAACCCTTACTGCCAGGTTTACCCATAGGTTTCAGATGGGGCACAGGATGAGGTGACTTAATGTTGATTGTTAAAGCATGACTGTCGTTTTATTTTTTGTTTCACTAATTAATAATTTTCATGATAATAAGCAACTTGTAATATGTCTGATCACAGAAATCTGCTCCGTTCGTCTCATGGACTGATCACTCACACTCATATCTGACATCTATATTCTATGATCATTGATTTTCCAATTACTGAGATGGAGATGACCGTTGGTGCTCATAAAATTCTATGGAGCCGGAGGAGCTAGAGATCATTGAAcgctgacagttggtgcttataaaattctatggagggggagAATCTAGAAAATTGATTTTCCCATTACTGGCATAGGAGATGATAGTTGGTGCTTATaattctatggagggggaggagatAGAGATCATAAAACacggattttcccattactgagagagatgatagttggtgcttataaaattctatggagggggaggagctagagatcaTTGAACATTTATTTTAATATTACTGATACAGATGACAATTGGTGCTTATAAAATTCAATGGGACGGAGAACTAGAGGTCTTTGAAGACCgatttttcccattactgagaggacaggacagttggtgcttataaaattctatggagggggaggagctagagagcATTGAGCATCGATTTTCCAATTACTGAgaaagatggcagttggtgcttataaaattctatggagagggaggagctagaggtcatTGACTACTgaatggcagttggtgcttataaaatcatatggagggggaggagctaaaAATCATTGAACATTGATTTTTCCATTACTGAGAGATGTCAGTTTTTGCTTATaaattctatggagggggaggagctagaggtcatTGAATATTGATTTTCCCTTTACTGAGAGAATTACCGTTGGTGCgcataaaattctatggagggggaggagctagatcaTTGAATCCtgatttcccattactgagagagatgacagttggtgcttataaaattctatggagggggaggagctagagagcATTGAAAACTGAGTTTCCCATTACTGGAATAAGAGATGatagttggtgctcataaaattctatggagagggaggagctacaggccgACACTGACTTACTACTGCAagttctccatagaattttatggGTACCAACTGCCAGTTtgtattcactgaatacagattttacccttgaattgagaatgaatgatcagtccaggaggagaaagaagcagatttctctgagaaGACATATTACAAACtttcttatttttatgtgtactattgatttaaaggaagaaaaaaaatttaATAATTTAATATTAAACCCTTCCTCCTCAAAATAGTGATGGTCCAAAGTGGTGACCCTATCTTTATGTAGATGTTCTGAGAATTGGGGATGTTTTTATCTTATCAAACACAATAGATAAAATACTCTGCTGATCGAtattgaggagcgggcactaccatgctcgggacttAAAAGCAGTTGAGGCGCATCCGagcgactcgagtacccgagtgtaatggaagtcaaagggagaCTTGAGCATTTTCCGGGAAATCTTCTtgaccattgactttcattatactctggtGCTCGAGTTGCGCCCATTTAAGCGTCCAACTGTTCTTgacgagcacccgggcatggtagtgcccactcgtcACTACTGATCcataataaatatattattttcAATTGTTTACAGGAGAAAGCCAGTACCGGGGCATTAGCAGATATCAGCTGTGACTCCTACCATTCCACACAGACCGACTTAAACCAACCCGTTGCCAAAAATCAAGATGACAAATCGCCAGCCGTCATTTCAGACAACTCCGATACGTCTTTCGAGTCGCAGATGGAAATGGTCAAAAACGAACACCAACTCTCACTGCTGGAAAAAACCATCGAAGACATGAAAACGAAATTGGAAGATTCTGAAACGAAAAGGAAGAGCTTGGAAGAGCAGATCCGATTAAGCTTTAGAGAGTCCATCAGCACTGAAACCTCTGAGGTGGCTTCGGATATGGACCTTCAGTCTCAGGGATCACCTAGTGATATGAAACAAGACGTTTCCTTCAAGCCAAATCTAAAAAGGATATCGAAAGGGGAACAAGAAGAAGACGGAATCGTGAAAACCAGTGTGGAAAGTTTATTGGTGCTGGAAGAGTTTGAAGTTCTGAAGAGGGAATATCAGGAGGTCTTGGCGGAAAGTGAGAGGAAAGAGAACGAGATGAATGATTTGAGGCACCAGATCGATGTTGTTACCCAAAGGATCGTCAACTTGGTGCCCGTAGAAAAGCAGGAAGAGATGGAGAAATCTTACTGTGCCGTCATTCAACAACTGAACGAGGAGAACGCCAAACTCCACGTGAAGCAGGAAGAATTACTTGGAGAAATTAACAGTCTACAGAAGGAAATAGAGAGAAGGAATGAGCCAAAGTCTCCGGTGGAGAATGGTCATGTGGAGGAGGACCTGACCAAAACCATCGATGACTTGATCAATCAAGTGAATGAGTTGTCGGGGTTGTACAAGGAGGCCCAGGTGGAACTTGAGAAGACCAAGCAAGCACCACCTACTGTATCGGAAGATTTCATCCATAAGGAAGAGCATGAGAAACTTCTACAAGAAGTCGAAGAAAGCAAAGAGAAAGTGGAGAACGACTTGGTGGATTTGGCCTCTCAGCACGCCAAAATGTTGGAAGAAGTATGTGAGCTGAAGCAACAGTTGGACATTGAGAAGGGACACAAGGCAGTGTCTGATCACGTGGAAGACATGGAAGGTCTAAAACAAACGGTAGAAAAACTGGAAGTGGAGAGAAACTGGCTGAGGGAGCAGATCGCTACTCAAGAAACCAGAATCAAGAGTTTACAAGATGAACTTCAGCAAGAAAAGTCAACGGTCCAGGACGGCATGGTGACCAAACAGTTACTAGCCGAGCGGCAGGTGTCCCTAGAAGATGACATCAGCGCATTATCGACACAAGTGAGCGATCTGCTGAAGGAACGAGAGGCATTCACTGCGGAGAACGAGCTGGTTAAGAGGGAATTGTCACAAGTGAAAGAAGAAAAAGACTCCATAGAAGAACAGCTAAAGAACAAGGAACACTCACTCGGAGAGCTGAGGACAAAGCACGGCAAAGTGCAGGAGGACCTGGCCGAGTTGAAGAGGTTAACGGAAAATACTTCAAAAGTGGACGAAGACAAAGACAAGAAGGTTGGTGAATAGGTCTTAGGAATAGGGTTTTCTtgatcatggggggggggggagttttaTATTTCTGATATCTAGAATTTGGGGTCTACAACAGTGTCTTGGGTCTGGTATTAATAGAAAGATGACCTGAGCACATTGACCACCCTACTGAAAGCAGTGACCATTCCCGAAACCTCGAAGTGCGATGATTCATTATATGACATTATAACATGTCCCACCACAAAGGAATGTAAGATTGTGTCCTGATTGTGGTCTCCTCACCATGAGAACTAGTAGTACTCTCGGCTGATGGTGTGGGCTTAGAGGTGGTGTCCACCTTAACCTATGATTGACAGCCGGACTCACTGTAATGGCCTAGATCAGAAGAACCTCCCATTGTAACGTCTTAATGTCACACGGCATGTAAGGAATATGCGCGATTAAGATTGAGGGGGCACCCAGCTCAGCTCAGTGGTGACAACTGGGTTACCCAACAAAGGCCCCCAGGCCAGCCATCGGTGGGAAATATTAGGCCGTGTAATACAAACGGGCAATAATGCTGAGTAATAGAGCTCTACATGCCCACTCAACTGATTGCAGATTTCATCCCTTTAGtgggatttataaaaaaaaaaagacaaattaaatatataaatcataattaaaaaataaattttctCCCCCACAAAACTTTCTTGcgcgctctttctttcttgcgctctttctttcttgcgctctttctttcttgcgctctttctttcttgcgctctttctttcttgcgctctttctttcttgcgctctttctttcttgcgctctttctttcttgcgctctttctttcttgcgctctttctttcttgcgctctttctttcttgcgcgctCTTTCTTGCGCGCTCTttcttgcgctctctttcttgcgctctctttcttgcgctctctttcttgcgctctctttcttgcgCGCTCTTTCTTGCGCGCTCTTTCTTGCGCGCTCTTTCTTGCGCGCTCTTTCTTGCGCGCTCTTTCTTGCGCGCTCTTTCTTGCGCGCTCTTTCTTGCGCGCTCTTTCTTGCGCGCTCTTTCTTGCGCGCTCTTTCTTGCGCGCTCTTTCTTGCGCGCTCTTTCTTGCGCGCTCTTTCTTGCGCGCCCTTTCTTGCGCGCCCTTTCTTGCGCGCCCTTTCTTGCGCGCCCTTTCTTGCGCGCCCTTTCTTGCGCGCCCTTTCTTGCGCGCCCTTTCTTGCGCGCCCTTTCTTGCGCGCCCTTTCTTGCGCGCCCTTTCTTGCGCGCCCTTTCTTGCGCGCCCTTTCTTGCGCGCCCTTTCTTGCGCGCCCTTTCTTGCGCGCCCTTTCTTGCGCGCCCTTTCTTGCGCGCCCTTTCTTGCGCGCCCTTTCTTGCGCGCCCTTTCTTGCGCGCCCTTTCTTGCGCGCCCTTTCTTGCGCGCCCTTTCTTGCGCGCCCTTTCTTGCGCGCCCTTTCTTTCTTTTTGTTGCGcgccccctttctttctttttgttgcgcgccccctttctttctttttgttgcgcgccccctttctttctttttgttgcgcgccccctttctttctttttGTTGCGCGCGCCCTTTCTTTCTTTTTGTTGCGCGCGCCCTTTCTTTCTTTTTGTTGCGCGCGCCCTTTCTTTCTTTTTGTTGCGCGCGCCCTTTCTTTCTTTTTGTTGCGCGCGCCCTTTCTTTCTTTTTGTTGCGCGCGCCCTTTCTTTCTTTTTGTTGCGCGCGCCCTTTCTTTCTTTTTGTTGCGCGCGCCCTTTCTTTCTTTTTGTTGCGCGCGCCCTTTCTTTCTTTTTGTTGCGCGCGCCCTTTCTTTCTTTTTGTTGCGCGCGCCCTTTCTTTCTTTTTGTTGCGCGCGCCCTTTCTTTCTTTTTGTTGCGCGCGCCCTTTCTTTCTTTTTGTTGCGCGCGCCCTTTCTTTCTTTTTGTTGCGCGCGCCCTTTCTTTCTTTTTGTTGCGCGCGCCCTTTCTTTCTTTTTGTTGCGCGCGCCCTTTCTTTCTTTTTGTTGCGCGCGCCCTTTCTTTCTTTTTGTTGCGCGCGCCCTTTCTTTCTTTTTGTTGCGCGCGCCCTTTCTTTCTTTTTGTTGCGCGCGCCCTTTCTTTCTTTTTGTTGCGCGCGCCCTTTCTTTCTTTTTGTTGCGCGCGCCCTTTCTTTCTTTTTGTTGCGCGCGCCCTTTCTTTCTTTTTGTTGCGCGCGCCCTTTCTTTCTTTTTGTTGCGCGCGCCCTTTCTTTCTTTTTGTTGCGCGCGCCCTTTCTTTCTTTTTGTTGCGCGCGCCCTTTCTTTCTTTTTGTTGCGCGCGCCCTTTCCCTCCTTTCCTGTCCCACTGAAGTCAGAGTTAATCATTAAAGTATCTACTCGAATGTGGTGCCGCtgaaaaatacaacttgtcctggAGAAGAAAATGCCCTTGGAATGcattgatgagaaaaaaaaattaaaaaaagaggtCTGTCCTCCATGGGCTCAGACAGCCATATGTCACGGTCTATGTACACACTACAATGCCTGGACTGAGTGTCTCCTGACTCAGGCTCACAGCCTGATCTTTACCTGTGAAGCTGCTGAGCTCAATGGAGGAGACCTGCGGTTATGGACTGTGAAGTAAGGATGTCTGAATCCATCCTCTCGAGGAGGTAAAGGCAATATGGGGGTTCAGTGGTGGTTCTCGCTGGTGCCCAGTTCCTGGCTGGGGAGAACTGATTTACCCCCTAATTATGGAACCATATGAATAGACTATGGGCTACTGATATGAGATGGTTGGCCGTATGATTAGAAATAGATCCTAGATCCTGGTCCAGGTGCCTCTGTTGGATCTTCTGCTGGACTTATGGGTCAATAGCACGGGTGCAGGTCCAATGAGGGTCTTCTTGAATTCTGGTGGTCAGCCTGACCCTGCACCATGTTTGATTATCTGTGATGATTACAAGGAACTTTACTAAGATGAATTCATGATCTTCCAGATAAATGAGCTCTCGAAGGAAGTGAGCAAACTCAGAGATGCACTAAACAGCCTTTCCCAGCTGTCGTTCACCACAAGCACTTCCAAGCGGCAGGGCCAGCAGCTGGAAACCCTACAGCAGCAGATCCGACAGCTGCAGAACCAACTGGTGGTAAGTCCAAGTCCTGCCCTTACTGATCACCACTGATGGTCACATGGAGCTTCTCTGGTGCCCAATACCTATATCCATCACCCAATACTCCAGAACTCTTAGTCCAACATTACCATCTGGTGTCCCACACTTGGGCCTCTTGAGGGGTCAGACAGAAGGACCACCCAGTCAGTGCTTCCCTTGCATGCCCAACGGCACCGCAACCTCATTGGAAAGCACCAGTATTAGAAGTAGTATGTGGTAGGTTTGTGACTGTAATAGCTTCAAGTTACACCTCAGTTGGGTGGGCTGGGTCATCGGTGTAATAATCAAGTGCACATTGTGGCCAAAAGTATGTGACCCCCGTCCCCGACATCTTACTTGGCAATCTAGAGTTCTTGCCTCAGCTGTTATTTGCCAAGCGTAGTCCTTGCAGATGGTCGGGGCTCATCTTGCCGATCAGAGATGTCATGAGTTGTGGCAAGCATGATGTCCACTGGCAGTGCCATACTCACAGGGCTCTTCAGTACACCCATACTGATACTTGCCAATTTTCCCGGGACATTCGggaggctcttggaagaagaggagacaTCACAGAGACGTTGAGATGGCAAATTACCCTGGTGCCTCAGAATCCTCCTGAAAACCCTCAAAATGCCGGTTACAAATGTACATGAAAGGGGAATCCCAGAGAACCGGGGCTACCCTCCTTCATTTTTATGGAAGGGCCAAAGACCAGCAGAGCACAGCGCTTGGCTATCTCCAGcgttcccatagagaatgaatggagcggttgTGCGCATGATCCACCTCCCCTCCAGTGACACCAGACTTGGCATCTGTGGGGGTCCCAGTGGTCGAACTCAGGAAGTTCTTCTCTATGCAATGAATAGGAAATTGTTTCCAAACTGGACAGTACCTCTTTAAGTGGGCTTGGAAGAAACGTAGAGGGGGCATAGCCGGAATTTGTGTGGCTACAAGGAAAAAATGCTTCGCCCCAAAAgctccaatgttttttttttttttgttttttttttatatttatgagcATTTTAGAAAGATGGCAAGTATGGGCGAAAAACCACCATCTTTTGTCCATGAAGCTTACATGACCAAGTGCTGGATTTTATCAACTTGGTAATGGGTGCAGCCATAGCACCAAAACACAATGCTTAGGAGGGGGTTAACATACTTTTCAATTTAGAGTGTTTTATACATGTTTCTGATAATTCGCCACTAGTGTTCTCCACTATGCCAGATTGTAGGAAGGTTAATTGTTCACTTTTAGGATATGTCCAGCTTTCATCTAAGAAAAGAAGATTTTTGTCTTGTAAAACTCCGTTTACTTAATACTTTATATCTTTTAGGAAACCAAGAAACAGCATCAAGAAATCGTCTCCGTTTACAGGATGCATCTGCTCTATGCTGTTCAGGTAAAGTGTAAGGGGCATAAATCTGCTCCATGTGTAATATGGAGAGAAAGTCACTGTAGAGGGGGACGTCCTGCGACCACTCATACATGTGGATACATGTACTGAGGGGCTAAATGGGGTTTACCCAGGAGGGAAAGTAAGTGGTAACTTGTGTGTGTGCACGGCCAGTCACTGTAATCCTGgaccagtaatgtatgtacacagtgactgcaccagcagaatagtgagtgcagctctggagtataatacaggaggtaactcaggaccagtacaggatcagtaatgtaatgtatgtacacagtgactgcaccagcagaatagtgagtgcagctctggagtataatacaggaggtaactcaggatcagtaatgtaatgtatgtacacagtgactgcaccagcagaatagtgagtgcagctctggagtataatacaggatgtaattcaggatcagtaatggaatgtatgtacacaatgactgcaccagcagaatagtgagtgcagctctggagtataatacaggaggtaactcaggatcagtacaggatcagaaatgtaatgtatgtacacagtgattgcaccagcagaatagtgagtgcagctccggagtgtaATAGAAGATGTTGAAGTCTCCATTGACGTTAGTTTGGTGGTGAATGCCGTCAGATCCGCTGCCCTTGGACATTGTATCACCTCGTTCTTACCCTTTTTATTTCTCCTCTAGGGCCAAATGGATGAAGATGTTCAGAAGGTGCTAAAacaaatactgaccatgtgcaagaGTCAGTCTCAGAAGATGTGACGTGAGACCACGGCCGATCAGCTCGTACAGCACTGCCTCTAATACGACTAATGCTGGATATCACACCTATGACTTCTTCTGTATCAGAAAATGAagttattttatactttttttgatAAGAAACCACCGGTTCCACTTTTTAGTATTTATCGTGGTCAGTTAGTAACTCCTTATAACAGTACTCGAGATGAAGACTGCTGCTCCCCATAGCACTAATAGCCTCGTTTTGTAGCCTTTAAACAGATACCAGTGTGAGATATCCATCATTTCCTCCTACAGTCGGTGACTACCAAAATGGCCGAACTTTAAAGCTCTGCAGCCTTGCACCAGTGCAAGATAAATGATGAGTTGTATTTACAAAGTGACTCCCCTTTATATGTAGATTATATCTATATATTAATTGTAACATGATGGTGAGAAATGGAAATGCCCTTTAAGGCAGTTCTCATGGTTTTCGTAGGCTATTGAATGCAAATCTGTTCAATTACGTAGCAAAACTGGACCTGGGGATTGATTTACAGATTTGCTATTAATGGGTCGGGAATCTTGGGTGTCGGCCTATGTGGGCGCCATATTGGCAGGCACCACTTGTCGCTCAACTTTGCCAAAACACACATATGACTGAAGAAACGGAAAATAATTTATAGCAACTGAAAGGAATGCCCTGACAGCCATCTTTATTTTTTCATGGGTTTGTCCCTCGAAATGGAAGGCGGGGCTTATCCAAATAAACCTATAATGGGTGTTCCGGTGTTCCTGGTTTTTCCGGGGTGGGATTTAAGTTTTTGGGGGTGCGCTTAAGGACACTAATTGCTGGTTACTTGTGTAGATACATGCTGtaaccagtcacagctacccccgaCGTCGGCTATAAACCGCACCAGGAAATCCCACAACCCCAGTTGCTAAATGTAGCACTTTGATTTTCGCTCCGTTAAACCCCCATCAGAGGAAAAGTCTCCTGGTAATTGTGGTAGCGCCTACTCCAAATACAGACCCCCGTAATTACTCCCCCTCCCCCCCGCCCCACCCTGACCACAACAGTTAAAGGTAGCAAAGTAATTTAGTTTTCTATGCAGTAATATTATTTTAGATTGTTAcctttttaatattattatatGTTAAAATTTATGTAGCTTTTTTTTGTTTcaatttaatgtaaaaaaaaatattttgctgcTTAATTTTATAGATCGGAGTAGTTAAATAATATACATACATGGGTCTAACTTTACATAAATGTTAGAAATTATTTTATATACTGTTTATGTATTTGTTATGATGGTTTTTGCCTAATAATGATGTCTGCATTGTCATGCCACTCCAGCAAAATAAAGGAATAATAAAGTAAAAATACCTATAAATGACTGGCTGCATTATATTATACGGTTATTTATTGCAATATTTATACTCCTATTTGTCTTTTGTCCGTCTAACCCAATTATCCAGTACTTGAGGCCCAGAGGTCCTTGATTGAGCCCAAAGGTCCTTGATTAAGCCCAATCAATGAACTTTAAACCCAAATGTCCTTGATTGGGCCTAATCACGGACCTTTTTGGGCCTAATCACGGACCTTTTTGGGCCTAATCACGGACCTTTTTGGGCCTAATCACGGACCTTTTTGGGCCTAATCACGGACCTTTTTGGGCCTAATCACGGACCTTTTTGGGCCTAATCACGGACCTTTTTGGGCCTAATCACGGACCTTTTTGGGCCTAATCACGGACCTTTTTGGGCCTAATCACGGACCTTTTTGGGCCTAATCACGGACCTTTTTGGGCCTAATCACGGACCTTTTTGGGCCTAATCACGGACCTTTTTGGGCCTAATCACTGTTCTTGATTGGGCCCAAAGGTCTTTTGAGGTCCTTAATTAGGCTCATTCAAGGACCTTGAAGGCCAAGACTCCTTGATTGAGCCCAATCAAGAACCTTTGGGCTCAAATGCCCGTGATGGATTGAGCCCAAGGGTCCGTCGTCCAGCCCAAAGGTCCTGCTCATCACTTATTGTTACCTTTTTGGTTTGGTTGTTAAGAGAGAATAAAGCACATTAAAATTCTGCACATGAATTGAGCTTATGCTTTCCTGCTCATTGTAATGCCTACGAAATGGGTCAAGAAATACTACATTATTAGCGAGGAGCAAAAGGTCCCTCTGGAGACTGAATAGCCCCTGCCCGGACTGTGACCTGATTGTAAGAGGCAGTGAGTCCTCGGCCGCAGATGTCCAGTGTAACAAGGGCGCACTCCAGCTCTATCTGAGCCTTGTGCTCGTTACTCGGTAGAGCATCTAGGTGCTTGGCCCTCTCGTTGCTCGGCTGAATATCCTTGTGCTCGGGTGCCGTGCTCAAGTCCTCGCCTCTGCATGTGTCCCGGattttttttcagccactaaacatgcaggaattgcctgtcaatcatggtaatgccatagccatggtcTTATTGAGCCAGCAGCCATGATGTGAGTTGTAGTCGCCTGACGTCTGTGAATAGCAAAGTTCCCACAAAGCTTCAATGTAATCCAGGACCCCAACCAGAAGCCGTAAAGTCCAGGTATTCACAGGCGTTGGGTGACAACGCTCATCAGAGCCGCCAATCCAATGCTGCTCTCCGTGAGACCCAGCGACGCTGATGAGAGTTGTAGTCACCCAGCGTCTGTGACTGGCTGTACTTTACTGTTGCAGGTTGTAGTCCTGGATAACGTCGaagcttcttcttttttttttatatataaattggtgaacgagtgaGCGTATGGGGGAGTCTtcatttaaatgtatttttttttctttttttacacttacaaggttagtaatagggggtgtctcatagactcctctccattactaacccttgggcttgatgtcagctgtaaattcacagctgacatcctcTCCAAAAGAATTAACcctattaccaccgcaccaggacaattgggaagagccatctggatgcgccaattctggcagcgcactggtatttttaggctggggagggccgaataaccatggatcttcccagccccTAGCTGACTgcttttactttggctggttataaaaaaaatggagctgggaccccaattttttttttcccccatcccCCCCTCAACTCCCCATTTTTTTTACTTCCTAGCAGCGACTTGAGTCAGATGCATCCAGGCGTCTTTCCCATCCATTTTTCTGACTTCCCTCTAGCGGAGCCTGCTGGAAAAATACTTGCAtttcccataggcttccattatgctTGATACTCGAGTCGAGCCCGTCCAAGCATTTTTTGACCCGcttgattcgagtaccgagcactcggtcATGTTATTGATCACGCATCACTAGTTATAACACAGCAGGGAAAAATGGaaataattgggaaaaaaaaaaaaatctgcctccataaaTCAGCGTCATGGAAGCCGGGTTTAAGGTAAATCACTTTGTATTATAGGAAAATTGTAGAAGAAGCAATTGAGCAGAAAACGCGTCAGGACGGATGTGCTAGAAATGGATAAATTCACAGCAGTGGACGACGCTGGAGACCAgggacaaaaaatacaaaatatccaCAGAAACTGGACCCAAAAAAAGCCCGGGGGTCAAACCGCACTATAGTATTGGCACCAACTGAAGGATCAttagctgatgatgatgatgatgatgatgatgatgatctgCCTCCTTGCATAACATGGGTCCCAGTGTAATGGGAGTCATTTTTGTTCTCTCACATTGCACTCAAAGGCTAACCCTGTCTAGGACAGCGAATAGATTAATGATAatgttcctggtggtctagggaagcAAATGGTGTAATACTTGACCCTAGGTAACCGATCTGGTTCTCTAGTTTAATAAACGTAACAtcactggtggtctagggtagtaaaaATAAAGATTCTTGGTCATCCAATGTTACAGTAACATCCCTGGTAAGCTAGGGTAGTGAAGATAAAATCCCTGGTCATAAATGGTCATGAAGGTAATATCTTCACTTTCCTAGATGGCAAGGGATAATTTCCCTGGTTATCTAGGGTACTGAAGATAACGTCCCTGGTGATCTAGCGTTGTGAAGATATCCCTGGTCATCTAGGGTTGTGAAGGTAACCTCCTTGGTCATCTGGGGTCATGAAGGTAACACACCCCTAGTCATCTAAGCAAGTGAAGGTAACATCCCTGGTTATGTAGGGTACTGAAAAGTATATCCTGGTGATCTAGCATTGTGAAGGTAACATCCCTGGACATCTAAGGTCATGAAGGTAACATCCTTGGCCATATAGGGTCATAAAGGTAACATCCCTGGTTATCTAGGGAAGTGAAGGTAACATCCCTGGTTATCTAGAGGGACAATAGacaagttaaaaaaatatata contains:
- the RAI14 gene encoding ankycorbin isoform X2 gives rise to the protein MKSLKAKFRKSDTNEWNKYDERLLQAVDHGELDKVSALLGKKGVVATKLDCEGKTAFHLAAMKGNAECLRVMLTHGVDVAAQDLSGHSVLHLAVKHNHIDCIKRLLQAKCPADCFDNLGRTCVHYAAVNGSVPALQLLCDHKCLLNVRDLDGHTPLLISVHQGHVEACKCLLDHKADANLADKNGRTALMLACEAGHFNTVDTLVQRGASLSVADALGHDALHYARLSGNPHILSLLLSKTSQEHGMKSPTKPLQHDQVTRLSSERSGTPKKRKAPPPPISPLQLSDLSSPLSSTSTPLSAKGEVFFSENSIKDENSPYRREYRDRLSDSTEDSLLDVSSEADHQETLSQLQAKVVSLTLLNKELTEQLQEKASTGALADISCDSYHSTQTDLNQPVAKNQDDKSPAVISDNSDTSFESQMEMVKNEHQLSLLEKTIEDMKTKLEDSETKRKSLEEQIRLSFRESISTETSEVASDMDLQSQGSPSDMKQDVSFKPNLKRISKGEQEEDGIVKTSVESLLVLEEFEVLKREYQEVLAESERKENEMNDLRHQIDVVTQRIVNLVPVEKQEEMEKSYCAVIQQLNEENAKLHVKQEELLGEINSLQKEIERRNEPKSPVENGHVEEDLTKTIDDLINQVNELSGLYKEAQVELEKTKQAPPTVSEDFIHKEEHEKLLQEVEESKEKVENDLVDLASQHAKMLEEVCELKQQLDIEKGHKAVSDHVEDMEGLKQTVEKLEVERNWLREQIATQETRIKSLQDELQQEKSTVQDGMVTKQLLAERQVSLEDDISALSTQVSDLLKEREAFTAENELVKRELSQVKEEKDSIEEQLKNKEHSLGELRTKHGKVQEDLAELKRLTENTSKVDEDKDKKINELSKEVSKLRDALNSLSQLSFTTSTSKRQGQQLETLQQQIRQLQNQLVETKKQHQEIVSVYRMHLLYAVQGQMDEDVQKVLKQILTMCKSQSQKM
- the RAI14 gene encoding ankycorbin isoform X4, whose amino-acid sequence is MKSLKAKFRKSDTNEWNKYDERLLQAVDHGELDKVSALLGKKGVVATKLDCEGKTAFHLAAMKGNAECLRVMLTHGVDVAAQDLSGHSVLHLAVKHNHIDCIKRLLQAKCPADCFDNLGRTCVHYAAVNGSVPALQLLCDHKCLLNVRDLDGHTPLLISVHQGHVEACKCLLDHKADANLADKNGRTALMLACEAGHFNTVDTLVQRGASLSVADALGHDALHYARLSGNPHILSLLLSKTSQEHGMKSPTKPLQHDQVTRLSSERSGTPKKRKAPPPPISPLQDENSPYRREYRDRLSDSTEDSLLDVSSEADHQETLSQLQAKVVSLTLLNKELTEQLQEKASTGALADISCDSYHSTQTDLNQPVAKNQDDKSPAVISDNSDTSFESQMEMVKNEHQLSLLEKTIEDMKTKLEDSETKRKSLEEQIRLSFRESISTETSEVASDMDLQSQGSPSDMKQDVSFKPNLKRISKGEQEEDGIVKTSVESLLVLEEFEVLKREYQEVLAESERKENEMNDLRHQIDVVTQRIVNLVPVEKQEEMEKSYCAVIQQLNEENAKLHVKQEELLGEINSLQKEIERRNEPKSPVENGHVEEDLTKTIDDLINQVNELSGLYKEAQVELEKTKQAPPTVSEDFIHKEEHEKLLQEVEESKEKVENDLVDLASQHAKMLEEVCELKQQLDIEKGHKAVSDHVEDMEGLKQTVEKLEVERNWLREQIATQETRIKSLQDELQQEKSTVQDGMVTKQLLAERQVSLEDDISALSTQVSDLLKEREAFTAENELVKRELSQVKEEKDSIEEQLKNKEHSLGELRTKHGKVQEDLAELKRLTENTSKVDEDKDKKINELSKEVSKLRDALNSLSQLSFTTSTSKRQGQQLETLQQQIRQLQNQLVETKKQHQEIVSVYRMHLLYAVQGQMDEDVQKVLKQILTMCKSQSQKM